Proteins from a genomic interval of Methanoplanus endosymbiosus:
- a CDS encoding class 1 fructose-bisphosphatase, translating into MITLENYLDSAEVAEDLKELIVLISKQALPIRNAFIENQSYAGTENKSGEIQAELDVWSDEHLINVLRKSSLVRELASEEQPEVLKFDNAKADYAVVMDPLDGSSLIQVNLCVGTIIGIYDNGRALNRGEELTAAMYMLYGPMNVLVLTVGKGVYVFAMDGENRYKMLDGPVKMPEGKIYGSGALRKEWTLKHKRFIEEIEEDGGKLRYSGSFVADFHQILRYGGVYCYPGTDKKPEGKLRLVFEANPIGFIAKQAGGAISDGSTNLLTVKPKKADHKTPIYVGSAGLISKLESM; encoded by the coding sequence ATGATAACACTTGAAAATTATCTTGACTCGGCAGAGGTTGCAGAGGACTTAAAAGAATTAATAGTTCTGATCTCAAAGCAGGCGCTTCCGATCAGAAATGCATTTATTGAAAACCAGTCTTACGCAGGCACAGAGAATAAATCAGGGGAAATTCAGGCAGAACTTGATGTCTGGTCTGATGAGCACCTGATAAATGTCTTAAGAAAATCCTCCCTTGTAAGAGAGCTTGCCTCAGAAGAACAGCCTGAGGTACTGAAATTTGACAATGCAAAAGCTGATTATGCCGTTGTTATGGACCCGCTTGACGGTTCGTCACTGATACAGGTCAATTTGTGTGTAGGGACAATTATTGGCATATATGACAACGGAAGAGCACTGAACCGGGGTGAGGAGTTAACGGCTGCCATGTATATGCTGTACGGCCCTATGAACGTGCTTGTCCTTACGGTTGGAAAAGGAGTCTATGTCTTTGCAATGGATGGGGAAAATAGATATAAAATGCTTGACGGCCCTGTTAAAATGCCGGAAGGCAAAATTTACGGCAGCGGTGCACTTCGTAAGGAATGGACACTGAAGCATAAGAGATTTATTGAGGAGATCGAAGAGGACGGTGGGAAACTCAGATATTCAGGTTCATTTGTTGCAGACTTCCACCAGATACTCAGATACGGCGGTGTTTACTGCTATCCGGGCACTGATAAAAAGCCTGAAGGAAAACTCAGGCTTGTATTTGAGGCAAATCCAATTGGTTTTATTGCAAAACAGGCAGGCGGAGCAATATCTGACGGAAGTACAAATTTACTGACAGTAAAACCAAAAAAAGCAGATCATAAAACACCCATATATGTTGGCAGTGCCGGATTGATCAGCAAGCTTGAATCCATGTAA
- a CDS encoding anaerobic ribonucleoside-triphosphate reductase activating protein, translating into MKVNFGGFVPLSTVDWRGKSVCVVFLRGCQVRCHYCHNREIQSGQDFRDTKEILEMIKESSLVISGVIFSGGEPTMQKDALMEMAKGCRKMGLKVGIQTNGGYPDTLKEMTDAGLLDLVHLDIKTRWEHYPLLLKVDCDVVGKIKESFEFCKDAYHSEKLSKLEIAVTLFPGREDDAVYIAREVDDDIDIVLQQGIEGRIPPLMFEDLKRIGDKMRRRVRIQTREDGEIAYENGRILIADSIPLTDILQARRSY; encoded by the coding sequence TTGAAGGTAAATTTTGGCGGATTTGTTCCATTAAGTACAGTTGACTGGCGTGGTAAGTCAGTATGTGTGGTATTCCTCAGAGGATGTCAGGTGAGATGCCACTACTGTCATAACAGGGAAATACAGTCCGGGCAGGATTTCAGGGACACAAAGGAGATCCTTGAAATGATAAAAGAGTCCTCACTGGTTATATCAGGTGTTATCTTCTCAGGCGGAGAACCGACAATGCAGAAGGATGCACTGATGGAGATGGCAAAGGGATGCCGGAAGATGGGTCTGAAGGTCGGTATCCAGACCAATGGCGGCTATCCTGATACCCTAAAGGAGATGACTGATGCCGGACTTCTTGATCTTGTCCATCTGGATATTAAAACAAGATGGGAGCATTATCCGCTTCTCTTAAAGGTGGACTGCGATGTGGTCGGGAAGATAAAGGAGTCATTTGAATTCTGCAAAGATGCTTATCATTCGGAAAAACTCTCAAAACTTGAAATTGCTGTGACGCTCTTTCCGGGGCGTGAGGATGATGCAGTATATATTGCCAGGGAAGTCGATGATGATATTGATATAGTGCTTCAGCAGGGGATTGAAGGCAGGATTCCGCCTCTAATGTTTGAGGACTTAAAGAGGATTGGCGATAAGATGAGGAGAAGGGTCCGGATTCAGACGAGGGAAGACGGTGAGATTGCCTATGAAAACGGCAGGATACTTATTGCAGATTCAATCCCGCTGACTGATATCCTTCAGGCAAGGAGGAGTTATTGA
- a CDS encoding type I 3-dehydroquinate dehydratase, translating to MIIMMTPKTAISLTSYSEENLKTAQHADYIEIRLDLCDKREREDFIAYFSDDNNKHNAPVIATVRSIKEGGKFSGSKRDWLDLVMPWADIADYTDIERDYSEYAGELRKKSGIISSVHLSYMPGDDELKETDDELRNYGDLPKIVVTPGSTDDILKLAEFTLSCKKSRKPIITSIMGSEYYWARVIMPLFGSECVYCHCGEAAAEGQYELDVMNEIFALICGRQT from the coding sequence ATGATTATAATGATGACACCAAAAACCGCAATATCACTGACCTCCTATTCAGAGGAGAACCTAAAGACTGCACAACATGCAGATTATATTGAAATAAGACTGGATTTATGCGATAAAAGAGAAAGAGAGGATTTCATAGCTTATTTTTCAGATGACAATAATAAGCACAATGCTCCGGTCATCGCAACTGTCAGAAGTATAAAGGAAGGCGGAAAATTCTCAGGCAGTAAGAGAGACTGGCTGGATCTTGTCATGCCATGGGCAGATATTGCAGACTATACTGACATTGAAAGGGATTACTCGGAATATGCCGGAGAGTTACGTAAAAAATCAGGGATTATATCCTCAGTGCATCTCAGTTACATGCCTGGTGATGATGAACTAAAGGAGACAGATGATGAACTCAGAAATTACGGCGACCTGCCAAAGATCGTAGTCACACCGGGCAGCACAGATGACATCCTGAAGCTGGCAGAGTTTACACTAAGCTGTAAAAAATCCAGAAAACCGATTATTACCAGCATTATGGGGAGTGAATACTACTGGGCAAGGGTGATTATGCCGCTGTTTGGATCAGAATGTGTGTACTGTCACTGTGGTGAGGCTGCGGCAGAAGGGCAGTATGAACTTGATGTAATGAATGAGATATTTGCCCTAATCTGTGGCCGGCAGACATAA
- a CDS encoding Lrp/AsnC family transcriptional regulator: MEIEDQALKLIVDSPEGVLQSELWKLLKIDSRKCSRVVKKLLDGEKIERLEHKSDGIKTFRLRQKKKILNPDLIMAGGELLPCIGCEEECSFEECPYLMDWMYQLAIEGYQETSE; this comes from the coding sequence TTGGAAATTGAAGATCAGGCATTAAAGCTTATTGTGGATAGCCCTGAGGGCGTGCTCCAGAGTGAGTTATGGAAACTGCTTAAGATAGACAGCAGAAAATGCTCAAGAGTAGTTAAAAAACTGCTGGACGGCGAAAAGATCGAAAGACTTGAACATAAATCAGACGGAATTAAAACATTCCGTCTGAGGCAGAAGAAGAAAATTTTAAATCCTGACCTTATAATGGCCGGCGGAGAACTTCTCCCATGTATAGGCTGTGAAGAGGAATGCAGTTTTGAGGAATGCCCTTACCTCATGGACTGGATGTACCAGCTTGCTATTGAGGGTTATCAGGAAACTTCTGAATAA
- the rnz gene encoding ribonuclease Z: MAGETLQVYFLGTAGALPTTNKNPACYMIRRGSDTLLFDCGEGAQQQMMRARTGFTVDAVFISHWHADHYLGVCGLVQTMSFNGRENPLTVYGPSWIYEFIDYVEKISKTRLNFRIIPSELRHGSVVPFDGYTVRAYSSDHGMPGLGYILEEDMRPGKFDREKAIELGVRPGPLFGRLQRGEDVEAELPDGEVRVVRPEDVMGPARSGRKVVYSGDTRPQLDGEWITWARDADLLIHDATYDDSERKRAAEVFHSTAGEAAEVATAISARMLALIHISSRYTKTTTHIQDAEKYYGGTIISPDDLDMTELPFR; the protein is encoded by the coding sequence ATAGCGGGTGAGACACTTCAGGTATATTTCTTAGGCACTGCGGGTGCACTTCCGACAACCAACAAAAATCCTGCCTGTTATATGATAAGACGCGGTTCTGACACTCTGTTATTTGACTGCGGTGAGGGTGCTCAGCAGCAGATGATGAGGGCAAGGACAGGTTTTACTGTTGATGCAGTCTTCATCTCACACTGGCATGCCGATCATTATCTTGGTGTCTGCGGGCTTGTGCAGACGATGTCTTTTAACGGGCGGGAAAACCCCCTGACGGTGTACGGGCCGTCCTGGATATATGAATTTATTGACTACGTTGAAAAGATATCAAAGACAAGACTGAATTTCAGGATAATCCCGTCAGAGCTGAGGCATGGTTCTGTTGTGCCCTTTGACGGTTATACTGTGCGTGCCTATTCGTCAGATCACGGGATGCCAGGTCTTGGATATATTCTTGAAGAGGATATGCGCCCCGGAAAATTTGACCGTGAGAAGGCCATTGAGCTTGGTGTCAGGCCCGGTCCTCTCTTTGGAAGGCTTCAGAGGGGGGAGGATGTTGAAGCTGAGCTTCCTGACGGGGAAGTCAGAGTTGTACGCCCTGAGGATGTAATGGGGCCTGCGCGTTCCGGAAGAAAAGTCGTCTATTCCGGAGATACAAGGCCGCAGTTAGATGGCGAATGGATAACATGGGCCAGGGATGCTGATCTGCTCATTCACGATGCAACCTATGACGATTCTGAGAGGAAGAGGGCTGCGGAGGTATTTCATTCCACAGCCGGTGAGGCTGCGGAGGTTGCCACAGCAATCTCTGCACGGATGCTGGCACTAATTCATATCAGTTCACGATATACCAAAACAACAACCCATATACAGGATGCAGAAAAATACTATGGCGGCACTATAATCTCTCCGGACGATCTGGATATGACTGAACTGCCTTTCAGGTGA
- a CDS encoding class II aldolase/adducin family protein has product MQNKEFKEIGVRLFSEGLVGGNFGNMSVRGVSDDGRNGFFITSSGSYLDEEDDLKFVDLKGIPENGASSEWRVHHRIYSRSPEVSAIVHAHPAMSVAASFYYDEIIPNDSEGKMLCPKIPVRTGEPGTEELADNIASVIGISPVAIARGHGTFACAGNLKEAYLLTSIAEHACRVIYYMGGFGGRSL; this is encoded by the coding sequence ATGCAGAATAAAGAATTTAAAGAGATAGGGGTGAGGCTTTTTTCCGAAGGTCTTGTCGGTGGAAATTTTGGGAATATGAGTGTACGCGGCGTTTCAGATGACGGCAGAAATGGTTTTTTCATAACCTCGTCCGGCTCGTATCTTGATGAGGAGGATGACCTTAAATTTGTGGACCTGAAAGGAATTCCGGAAAACGGGGCATCGAGTGAATGGCGTGTCCATCACCGAATCTACAGCAGATCGCCGGAAGTATCTGCGATAGTGCATGCCCATCCTGCCATGTCGGTTGCAGCCTCTTTTTACTATGATGAAATAATCCCGAACGACAGTGAGGGAAAGATGCTCTGCCCGAAAATTCCGGTCAGAACCGGAGAACCTGGCACAGAAGAACTTGCAGACAATATTGCATCTGTAATAGGCATATCTCCGGTAGCGATAGCCAGGGGGCACGGGACATTTGCCTGTGCCGGTAATCTAAAAGAAGCCTATCTCCTGACATCAATTGCTGAGCATGCGTGCAGGGTCATATATTATATGGGTGGATTTGGGGGCCGAAGCCTCTGA
- a CDS encoding CDC48 family AAA ATPase: MTYSHSPELTVKEAAHEDAGRGIARVSIDIMQALDLRSGDVIEISGKNKAAAMVWPGFNQDTGRGVIRIDGNLRSNIQTGIDEKVTIKKVDAKYAEKIVIQPTHPVALRGGEQYMTRLLAGRPVYQGQVFRVNIMGNALTFVISKIKPGGVAIVGPDTVVEIKETPYEPKEGESKKDVPDVHYEDIGGLGRELDQVREMIELPLRHPEIFERLGIEPPKGVLLYGPPGTGKTLIAKAVANEVDANFITLSGPEIMSKYYGESEGKLREVFESAQENAPTIIFIDEIDSIAPKREETKGEVERRVVAQLLALMDGLKGRGEVIVIAATNLPDSIDPALRRGGRFDREIEIGIPDRKGRLEIFQVHTRGVPLDLSDIEVSKEESEELSKTFAEYGEEEGKKFENEIKRKKFLEPFSGVTHGFVGADVSLLVKEAAMHALREELKSLKTGEDIPIEIVEKLKVTRADFDEALKHVEPSAMREVLVEIPNVSWEDIGGLEEVKAELTEAVEWPLKYPEIFEKFTTRPPSGILLFGPPGTGKTMLAKAIANKSESNFISVKGPELLSKWVGESEKGVRDIFRKARQASPSIIFFDEIDALLPKRGSYQGSSHVTESVVSQILTELDGLEELKDVIILGATNRPDMLDEALMRPGRLDRVIYVPPPDTEGRKKIFEVYLNDADELLATDIGVDDLVDKTEGFVGADIEMVVREAKLGAMREFITTMAERTDEEKTDALANVRLTKKHFENALKRVKGTLDKDSVEEYERKAWPVIYGYDERKELENAASLLKRSEYGDKSDEITAVSGELSKMVYAPKKDFSEIKKLAEKLEELLENR; this comes from the coding sequence ATGACATATTCACATTCACCAGAACTTACAGTAAAAGAAGCTGCACATGAGGACGCAGGACGCGGAATTGCAAGAGTCAGCATAGATATAATGCAGGCACTTGACCTCAGAAGCGGCGATGTAATTGAGATTTCCGGAAAGAATAAAGCAGCCGCAATGGTCTGGCCCGGATTTAACCAGGATACAGGGCGGGGCGTAATCCGGATAGACGGAAATCTCAGAAGTAACATCCAGACCGGAATTGACGAGAAGGTAACCATAAAAAAGGTAGATGCAAAGTACGCTGAGAAGATTGTAATTCAGCCAACCCATCCTGTGGCGCTCAGGGGCGGCGAGCAGTATATGACAAGGCTTCTTGCCGGCAGACCTGTGTACCAGGGACAGGTATTCCGTGTAAACATCATGGGCAATGCCCTGACATTTGTCATATCAAAGATCAAACCAGGCGGGGTTGCAATTGTAGGGCCGGATACGGTAGTAGAGATAAAGGAGACCCCTTACGAACCAAAGGAAGGTGAGAGCAAAAAGGATGTTCCCGATGTCCATTACGAGGATATAGGCGGACTTGGCAGAGAACTGGATCAGGTGCGTGAGATGATTGAACTTCCGCTCAGGCATCCTGAAATCTTTGAAAGGCTTGGCATAGAACCGCCAAAGGGAGTTCTGCTCTACGGCCCGCCGGGTACAGGAAAGACCCTGATTGCAAAAGCGGTGGCAAACGAAGTTGATGCAAACTTCATAACACTCTCAGGCCCGGAGATTATGAGCAAATACTACGGGGAGAGTGAAGGCAAATTAAGGGAAGTCTTTGAATCAGCACAGGAAAATGCCCCCACAATCATCTTTATTGATGAGATCGACTCTATTGCTCCAAAGAGGGAAGAGACAAAGGGCGAAGTTGAGCGTAGAGTTGTTGCACAGCTCCTTGCCTTAATGGACGGCCTTAAGGGCAGAGGTGAGGTAATTGTCATCGCTGCAACAAACCTTCCCGACAGTATAGATCCTGCACTGAGGCGCGGCGGCAGATTTGACCGTGAAATTGAGATTGGAATTCCGGACAGAAAGGGCAGGCTTGAGATCTTTCAGGTGCACACAAGAGGCGTACCGCTTGACCTTTCCGACATTGAAGTCTCAAAGGAAGAGAGTGAGGAACTCTCAAAGACCTTTGCAGAATACGGAGAGGAAGAAGGAAAAAAGTTTGAGAATGAGATTAAAAGAAAGAAATTCCTTGAACCGTTCTCAGGTGTCACTCACGGTTTTGTGGGCGCAGACGTATCACTACTGGTAAAGGAAGCGGCAATGCACGCCCTGAGGGAAGAACTGAAATCCCTTAAAACCGGAGAAGACATACCGATTGAAATTGTTGAGAAACTGAAGGTCACAAGGGCTGACTTTGATGAAGCCTTAAAACATGTCGAACCCTCGGCAATGCGTGAGGTTTTAGTTGAGATACCCAATGTATCGTGGGAGGACATAGGCGGACTTGAAGAGGTCAAGGCAGAACTTACAGAGGCGGTGGAATGGCCGCTGAAGTACCCTGAAATCTTTGAGAAGTTCACAACCAGACCACCAAGCGGCATACTGCTCTTTGGCCCGCCCGGAACAGGAAAGACAATGCTTGCAAAGGCAATTGCAAACAAGAGTGAATCAAACTTCATATCTGTCAAAGGTCCTGAACTGCTCTCAAAATGGGTCGGCGAATCTGAGAAGGGTGTCAGGGACATATTCAGAAAGGCAAGGCAGGCATCACCATCCATCATATTCTTTGATGAAATTGATGCCCTGCTTCCGAAGAGAGGTTCGTACCAGGGTTCATCCCACGTTACAGAGAGCGTCGTAAGCCAGATACTGACCGAACTTGACGGCCTTGAGGAATTAAAGGACGTTATCATCCTTGGAGCGACAAACCGTCCCGATATGCTTGATGAGGCACTGATGAGGCCCGGAAGGCTTGACAGGGTCATATATGTGCCCCCGCCGGACACTGAAGGAAGAAAGAAGATATTTGAAGTATATCTCAACGATGCTGATGAACTCCTGGCAACTGACATCGGCGTGGATGACCTTGTGGATAAGACAGAGGGATTTGTCGGCGCAGACATTGAGATGGTCGTCAGAGAGGCAAAACTTGGTGCAATGCGTGAGTTTATCACCACGATGGCAGAAAGAACAGATGAAGAGAAGACCGATGCACTTGCCAATGTGAGACTTACAAAGAAGCACTTTGAAAATGCTCTTAAGAGAGTGAAAGGGACACTGGACAAGGATTCAGTTGAAGAGTATGAGAGAAAAGCCTGGCCTGTAATATACGGCTATGATGAGAGAAAAGAACTTGAAAACGCAGCATCATTACTGAAGAGATCAGAATACGGAGATAAATCAGATGAGATCACAGCAGTCTCCGGAGAACTCTCAAAGATGGTCTATGCGCCAAAGAAAGATTTCAGTGAGATAAAAAAACTCGCAGAAAAACTTGAAGAGCTGCTTGAAAACCGGTAA
- a CDS encoding endonuclease dU, whose amino-acid sequence MNTAKSGIRILGVAESTVRGAGRSIACGIVMRRDLIVDGICYGSITVGGYDATDSAAGLFFSLKRGDINCIMLSGTVVSWFNIINPDDLAEKTGLPVIAVTYEDSEGLAGDIERHFPGDSKRMAEYERLGRRTPIDLKTGYRVFIRTSGVDIRDAAMICNIMTLQGRIPEPLRLARICAKSCFDYISSGRPE is encoded by the coding sequence ATGAATACTGCGAAATCCGGCATAAGAATTCTTGGTGTTGCTGAAAGCACAGTGAGGGGCGCGGGCAGATCTATTGCCTGCGGCATTGTTATGAGAAGGGATCTCATTGTGGACGGGATCTGCTACGGCAGTATAACGGTGGGCGGCTATGATGCAACAGATTCTGCAGCCGGTCTCTTCTTCTCTCTGAAACGAGGTGATATTAACTGCATAATGCTGTCCGGAACTGTGGTCTCGTGGTTCAATATCATAAATCCGGACGACCTTGCTGAAAAGACCGGACTGCCGGTAATTGCAGTGACATATGAGGATTCTGAAGGACTTGCCGGGGATATTGAGCGGCATTTTCCGGGTGACAGTAAGAGAATGGCTGAATATGAACGACTTGGCAGAAGAACACCAATTGATCTGAAGACCGGCTACAGGGTTTTTATCCGGACATCAGGTGTGGATATAAGAGATGCCGCCATGATATGCAACATTATGACCCTTCAGGGAAGAATACCTGAACCTCTCCGCCTTGCCCGGATATGTGCCAAAAGCTGCTTTGATTATATCAGTTCAGGCCGGCCGGAATAA
- the aglJ gene encoding S-layer glycoprotein N-glycosyltransferase AglJ has product MEINKDEVCIFIPTLNEGPTIGGLIGTFKENGFKHILVIDGKSSDNTAEIAEYAGATVIIQDSKGKGNAIIEAIEYFDLPYILMLDGDGTYLPEEAENMLKPLFDGSQHVIGNRLNNFEKGALSTLNLYGNQVINYLFKVAHGTYLSDILSGYRAFDIESIKRMKLKEAGFEIETEMAVEAVRNGQKISVVEISYLKRPGTETKLHPFKDGAKIISTIFKLARVSNPIFYFGFIGFIIAVFGVLIGIYVVIDWFSSITHTELAILTVLLIVMGFQIFMFGVIADMLVSFNREMRDEIQRLRPPNPPI; this is encoded by the coding sequence ATGGAAATAAACAAGGATGAGGTCTGCATCTTCATCCCCACCCTTAATGAAGGGCCGACAATAGGCGGGCTGATTGGAACCTTCAAAGAAAACGGGTTTAAACATATTCTTGTAATTGACGGCAAAAGCAGTGACAATACTGCGGAAATAGCTGAATATGCAGGAGCAACAGTAATAATACAGGATTCAAAAGGGAAAGGCAATGCAATAATTGAAGCAATAGAATATTTTGACCTCCCATATATACTGATGCTGGACGGGGACGGGACTTATCTTCCGGAAGAAGCGGAAAATATGTTAAAGCCGTTATTTGACGGCTCTCAGCATGTCATCGGAAACAGACTCAATAATTTTGAAAAAGGAGCACTCAGTACCTTAAATCTCTACGGAAATCAGGTTATAAACTATCTCTTCAAAGTGGCACACGGTACATATCTCTCTGACATTCTGTCAGGCTACAGGGCATTTGATATAGAATCAATAAAAAGAATGAAGCTGAAAGAAGCCGGTTTTGAGATTGAGACAGAGATGGCGGTTGAGGCCGTAAGAAATGGCCAGAAAATTTCAGTCGTGGAGATCTCATACTTAAAGCGGCCAGGTACCGAGACAAAGCTTCATCCGTTCAAAGACGGAGCAAAGATAATATCCACAATATTTAAGCTTGCAAGAGTGAGCAATCCAATCTTTTATTTTGGATTTATAGGGTTTATCATTGCAGTATTTGGAGTATTAATCGGGATTTATGTTGTAATCGACTGGTTTTCAAGCATTACCCACACCGAACTTGCAATTCTGACCGTCCTTCTGATTGTTATGGGATTTCAGATCTTCATGTTCGGGGTTATAGCTGATATGCTGGTATCATTTAACAGGGAGATGAGAGATGAGATTCAGAGGCTTCGGCCCCCAAATCCACCCATATAA
- a CDS encoding endonuclease III domain-containing protein, which translates to MPDEYFNSQILGIISLFGEEFGDTEWWPALPWEVMAGSVLTPQTKWRNVLKALDNLKSCGICTFEDISKAPDETIQECIRCTGFYRMKTERLKAFAEFYCEKSDISGYWEREDTATIRRDLLSIKGVGEETADSILCYALYRNSFVIDAYTERICSCAGIPLKKGKLKEAVEMVIPQDNSCYRKFHGWFVEYGKKYCNKEMCDICRIKNLKR; encoded by the coding sequence ATGCCGGATGAATATTTTAATTCGCAGATTCTGGGAATAATCTCTCTTTTTGGTGAAGAGTTCGGCGATACTGAATGGTGGCCTGCTCTCCCCTGGGAGGTCATGGCCGGGTCAGTCCTTACGCCGCAGACAAAATGGCGAAATGTACTAAAGGCCCTTGATAATCTGAAGTCATGCGGCATATGCACATTTGAGGATATATCCAAAGCTCCGGATGAGACCATTCAGGAGTGCATACGGTGCACGGGATTTTACCGGATGAAAACTGAGCGCCTTAAGGCATTTGCTGAATTTTACTGTGAAAAGTCAGATATTTCCGGATACTGGGAGAGGGAGGATACTGCAACGATAAGAAGGGATCTCCTCTCGATAAAAGGGGTGGGCGAAGAGACGGCAGACAGCATTCTCTGTTATGCCCTTTACAGAAACAGTTTTGTGATCGATGCCTATACAGAGAGGATCTGTTCCTGTGCCGGAATTCCGCTTAAAAAGGGGAAACTCAAAGAGGCAGTTGAAATGGTTATTCCTCAGGACAATTCATGTTACAGGAAATTTCATGGTTGGTTTGTTGAGTACGGGAAAAAATACTGTAATAAGGAGATGTGTGATATATGCAGAATAAAGAATTTAAAGAGATAG
- a CDS encoding sugar phosphate isomerase/epimerase family protein, with translation MKNPVYFASSGKIWSAIEWIYGIEDKGYDGWEISAEGNYRLDVRESKERIAETLGNTNLSVSVHAPFSDLNLASLNYPIYHESIRQLQACVTNAADFTDRVTIHPGYMSPAAKLLPGKVWDLHKEALREIGKTASDCGVLVCLENMPDIPDFLCRFPDEIFGMTEGIEGIGITLDCGHANTTGTLNGFLKDLSRISHLHIHDNNGKSDEHKAVGDGTIHWDDVFSAIKRSDYRGICVVEGRNIDEAEKSLEFIRRNAL, from the coding sequence ATGAAAAATCCTGTTTATTTTGCATCTTCAGGTAAGATCTGGTCTGCTATAGAGTGGATATACGGCATTGAGGATAAAGGATATGACGGATGGGAGATCTCGGCTGAAGGCAATTACAGGCTTGATGTCAGGGAATCAAAGGAGAGGATCGCTGAGACACTCGGCAATACGAATCTGTCAGTATCTGTCCATGCGCCCTTTTCAGACTTAAATCTCGCCTCTCTGAATTATCCGATATACCATGAGTCGATCCGTCAGCTGCAGGCATGTGTGACAAATGCTGCTGATTTTACCGACCGGGTGACCATCCACCCCGGATATATGTCCCCGGCTGCAAAACTTCTCCCCGGAAAGGTATGGGACCTTCATAAAGAAGCTCTCAGAGAGATTGGCAAAACTGCATCGGACTGCGGGGTACTGGTATGTCTTGAAAATATGCCGGACATTCCTGACTTTCTGTGCAGATTTCCGGATGAGATATTCGGCATGACCGAAGGAATCGAAGGCATTGGTATAACCCTTGACTGCGGCCATGCAAATACCACCGGAACACTGAACGGTTTCCTGAAAGATCTCAGCAGGATCTCACATCTGCATATTCACGACAATAACGGGAAGAGTGATGAGCATAAGGCAGTCGGAGACGGAACTATACACTGGGACGATGTATTCTCTGCGATAAAGAGATCAGATTACAGGGGAATATGTGTTGTAGAAGGGAGAAATATTGATGAGGCAGAGAAGAGCCTTGAATTTATCAGGAGGAATGCATTATAG
- a CDS encoding AAA family ATPase, whose protein sequence is MIVIGVVGLPGSGKGEFSNIATKMDIPVVVMGDVVRKALDDAGLKRTDLNMGEMSRHLRAGLGMDGLAKLTIPDIEDKDSDLVVVDGIRGDSEVELYRDHFDNFCLVSIESSFESRLKRMGTRGRSDDTADEESLRRRDERETGWGLGRAFKMADFRIENEGSLDDFSEKVILTIKNIRSRV, encoded by the coding sequence ATGATAGTCATAGGAGTTGTTGGCCTTCCCGGAAGCGGTAAAGGGGAATTTTCAAATATTGCAACAAAGATGGACATACCTGTCGTTGTGATGGGTGATGTAGTACGAAAGGCTCTTGATGATGCCGGGCTTAAACGGACAGACCTGAATATGGGGGAGATGTCCAGGCATCTCCGCGCCGGTCTTGGAATGGACGGCCTTGCAAAACTGACTATTCCGGATATCGAAGATAAAGATAGCGACCTTGTGGTTGTTGACGGCATAAGGGGTGATTCCGAGGTGGAACTGTACAGGGATCACTTCGATAATTTCTGTCTTGTCTCCATTGAAAGCTCATTTGAATCAAGGCTTAAGAGGATGGGTACAAGAGGCAGATCAGATGATACAGCTGATGAAGAATCTCTCAGGAGACGTGACGAAAGAGAGACCGGATGGGGACTTGGCAGGGCATTTAAGATGGCAGATTTCCGGATTGAAAATGAAGGTTCGCTTGATGATTTCTCTGAAAAAGTCATACTCACCATAAAGAATATCCGGAGCAGGGTATGA
- a CDS encoding LSM domain-containing protein: MVNSIVLPIKKVYALTESRITVEIKDDGRKLKGVLAAVDEHLNIQMDQATEYTNDVRGRNLGTVVIRGSNILTIAPEI, encoded by the coding sequence ATGGTAAACAGCATTGTATTGCCCATAAAAAAAGTCTATGCCCTGACAGAATCCAGAATTACTGTTGAGATTAAAGATGACGGACGGAAACTAAAGGGAGTATTAGCCGCCGTTGATGAGCATCTCAACATCCAGATGGATCAGGCAACTGAATACACTAATGATGTAAGGGGCAGAAATCTTGGTACAGTTGTTATCAGGGGCAGCAACATTTTAACAATTGCTCCTGAAATCTAA